The genomic segment GGCGAGCAGCAAACGCGGGCGGCACGCGAGCGCCATCGCAATCATCGCGCGCTGCCGTTGCCCGCCCGACAGTTGATGCGGATAGCGGTTCACGCGCTTGCCCGGCTCGGCGATGCCTGTGCGCCCCAGCAAAGCGACCGCGCGTTTGCGGGCCTCGTTCGCCGACACGCCGTCATGCACGACGATAGTCTCCGCGATCTGGTCGCCAACCGTGTAGAGCGGATTGAGCGCGGTCATCGGCTCCTGGAAGATCATCGCGATATCGGAGCCACGCAGGCCGCGCATCTCGCGCTCGCTTTTCGCGAGCAGATCTTCGCCGTCGAAACGGACCGAACCGCTGATGTGCGCATCGCTCAAGAGCCGCAGGATCGACAGTGCGGTCACGCTCTTGCCCGAGCCCGATTCGCCGACCAGCGCCACGCGCTCGCCGCGCTGAATCGCGAGCGTCACGTCGCTCACGGCAACCGTGTCGCCGAACGTCACCTGCAAATGATCAAGCTCCAGCAGCGGCCCCGACGACCCGTCACCCTGCCCCGCGTTTTTCCCCAACGTCGCGCTCATTGATTGCCCCCGGCGCGCATCGCATCGGAGATACGGGTGTCGAGCGCGTTGCGCAGCGCGTCGCCCATGAAAGTCAGCAGCAACAGCATCGCGACCAGCACGCCGAAGGTAGACAACGAAATCCACCACGCGTCGAGATTCGCCTTGCCTTGCGCGAGCAGTTCGCCAAGGCTCGGTGTCGGCGACGGCACGCCAAGGCCAAGAAAATCGAGGCTCGTCAGCGCGAGAATGGCGCCGCTCATTCTGAACGGCAGGAACGTGATCACCGGCGTCAGGCTGTTCGGCAACACGTGCCGCCACATGATCTGCCAGTTCGACAAACCCATCGCGCGCGCCGCCCGCACGTAGTCCTGGGTACGATTGCGCAGAAACTCGGCGCGTACGTAGTCGGACAAACCGATCCAGCCAAACAGCGACAGCAGCACAATCAGCAGAATGAACCCCGGCTCGAAGATCGACGAGAAGATGATCAGCAGATAAAGCTCGGGCATCGCACTCCAGATTTCGATCAGCCGCTGTCCGACTATGTCGGTGCGTCCGCCGAAATACCCTTGCACCGCGCCCGCCGCGATGCCGAGCACCGTGCCGATCAAGGTCAGCACGAGCCCGAATTCCACCGACACACGAAAGCCGTAAAGCAGCCTCGCGAACAGGTCGCGGCCGCGATCGTCGGTGCCGAGCCAGTTATCGCGCGACGGCGGCGCCGGGTTCGGCAACTTCGAGAAGTAGTTCAGCGTGTCGTAGTAATAGCGGTTCGGCGGATACACGGCGAAGTTGCCGGGCGCGTCGAAGCGATGCGCCACATACGGATCGAGATAGTCGGCCGGCGTGGGAAAGTCGCCGCCGAACGTAGTCTCGGCGTACGTCTTGAACAGCGGGAAATAGAACTGGCCGTCGTAGCGCACTACCAACGGCTTGTCGTTCGACCACAGCGGCCCGGCGAGACTCGCCGCGAACG from the Paraburkholderia fungorum genome contains:
- a CDS encoding ABC transporter permease encodes the protein MNRARLSADASARTEPARAFVSPSPARRVWQRFRRQRLGYWSLIVFVVAFAASLAGPLWSNDKPLVVRYDGQFYFPLFKTYAETTFGGDFPTPADYLDPYVAHRFDAPGNFAVYPPNRYYYDTLNYFSKLPNPAPPSRDNWLGTDDRGRDLFARLLYGFRVSVEFGLVLTLIGTVLGIAAGAVQGYFGGRTDIVGQRLIEIWSAMPELYLLIIFSSIFEPGFILLIVLLSLFGWIGLSDYVRAEFLRNRTQDYVRAARAMGLSNWQIMWRHVLPNSLTPVITFLPFRMSGAILALTSLDFLGLGVPSPTPSLGELLAQGKANLDAWWISLSTFGVLVAMLLLLTFMGDALRNALDTRISDAMRAGGNQ